The Gordonia terrae genome contains the following window.
TCAGGTCGTGGTGTATCTGGACGCTGCCGACACCGCCGCACTCCAACGCATCGCCGACCCGATGGATCGACGGTGCGTCGAGCCCGGTGACCAGGACGACCGGGGTTCGATGGTCGGTCGGTCCGGCGTCCTCCGGGCGGTTCGCGAGTCCATCGTCGAACACGACTCCACTCCGATCTATTGAGAATGATTTCCATTTGTGCTCCGCCGACGGTACCGTGGCCGAACAGTTAATGCCAATCATTGTCGATAAGAACAGGAGGCAGCATGTCCAAGAGGTGCCAGGTCACCGGTCGGGTGCCGGGATTCGGCAAGCAGGTGTCGCATTCGCACAAGCGGACGTCGCGCCGGTGGGACCCGAACATCCAGCGACGCCGCTACTACGTGCCCAGTGAAGGGCGGTATGTGACGCTGCGCGTGAGCGCCAAGGGGATCTCGACCATCGACAAAC
Protein-coding sequences here:
- the rpmB gene encoding 50S ribosomal protein L28 encodes the protein MSKRCQVTGRVPGFGKQVSHSHKRTSRRWDPNIQRRRYYVPSEGRYVTLRVSAKGISTIDKHGIESVLRKIRARGEKV